The genome window ACGCTGCTGGCTGCGCAGAGCTTCGGCTCGGCCGGCTTCATCGCGGCTAACACGGTCAACACCCTGGCCGGCGCGCAGTTGAGCGGTTCCCCGGCCCTGGCCGGCGTCCCGCCCGCCATCTACCAGCTCGGCGCGGCGCTGGCCGCGTTCGGCTGGGGCTACGGCATGGAGCGGCTGGGACGACGCGGCGCGCTGGCGCTCGGCCTGATGCTGGGCACGGTCGGCGCCGGTCTGGCCGCGGCTGCGCTCCTGGTTCGCTCATTTCTGCTCTTTTGCCTCGGGCTGGCCCTGCTCGGCGCGGCCAATTCTGCCATGCAGTTGGCGCGCTTTGCCGCGGCCGAGGTCTACCCGCCGCAGGCGCGCGGCCGCGCCATCTCCAACGTGGTGCTTGGCGGCACGGTCGGCGCGGTGGTCGGCCCGCTGCTCGTGGGGCCAACCGGCCGCTGGGCCGCGGCCAACGGCTTGGACGAGCTGGGCGGGCCGTACCTGGCGGCCCTGGTGCTCCTGTTCCTGGCTGGCCTGGTCATCTTCGTCTGGCTGCGGCCCGATCCGCGCGACGTGGGCCGCGCCCTGGCTCAGCTCTACCCTGACACGCATGGCGAGTCAGGCAGCCGCCGGCCGCTCTCGCAGCTTCTGCGCCAACGGCCGGTGATCGTGGCCATGGGCGCCATGGTGATCGGGCAGGCGGTCATGGTGATGCTGATGATCATCACCTCGCTGCACATGAAGGGGCATCACCACGAGCTGACCGACATCTCGCTCGTCATCTCATCGCACACCTTCGGCATGTTCGCCTTTTCGGTGCTGTCCGGTCGCCTGGCGGACCGTTGGGGGCGCCGGCCTGTGATTCTGATTGGCGCGACCACGCTGGTGCTGGCCTGTTTGACCGCGCCGCTTTCGCCAGAGGTGCTGCCGCTGGCGGTGTCGCTCTTCTTTCTTGGCTTGGGCTGGAATTTCTGCTACGTAGGCGGTTCATCGCTGCTGGCGGATCAGCTTTCACCGGCGGAGCGGGCGCAGACGCAGGGTTTCAACGATCTGCTCATCGGCCTCTCTGCGGCCGTGGGCAGCCTGGGCAGCGGCGTCGTCTTCGCCGCGCTGGGCTACGGCGCCATGGGGATCGTCGGCGCCGCGCTGGCCGTCATCCCGATTATTCTGGCGCTTTCTCTACGCCAGAAGACATGAACAGGTCATCGAGATCACTCCACTTGCGATGACGAACGGCTTCCAATTCATCGCCCGTCCATCCCATTACTTCGCGGAGAAACGCAACAGCAGTATGTTGGCATCAACAAGCACACGAGGCTTCTTACGCGGGGTGACCATATTGTTCTTCGAAGACTTCGTGTTTCGTAGATTCCAGTTCCGCCGCGAATTCCTCTTCACTGATATGACGCTGTTCTACCTCGCGACCAAGATAGCGCGCAAAACTGTGAAAGGCGGCTTTGCGCCTGACGTATGCCATCAATTGCTCGTACTCTGCAATCGGGAGAATAACCGCAACGGGTACGCCGCCGCTTTGAACAACTGTATGTTCCTGGACCGTGCGCAAACGGCGAACCAGGCCGCCAAAATTACGCTGCATCTCCGCAACGGTTATCGTTCTCTGTACCCTACCTGACAGCTGTATCATTGCAGTCTCCTTGCCCGCACTGGCTCAAGAGTCGTGCTGAATCCTATTCGATCTTTGGCCATGGCGCGCTGACCTCCCTGATCGCCCATTTCTCCTGGGAACATTCGACAAGATCGGAATTCATGCTAAAATCACTCCGATTCGATCACACCGTTGAGTGTAACCCATTACGGAGTAGCCGTCAAATGAGCCTGCTTTCTCCCTCTATCGCCCCCGCTTCCGAACATGTCGCCCGGCCGCCCTGGCAGGCCTACGCCGCGATGATCTTTGGTCTGATCTGCATTGCCACCTCCGGCATTTTCGTGCGCTGGGCCGGGCTGCCGGGGCCGGTGGCCGCCTTCTATCGCACCTTGATTGCCGCCAGCGCCCTGGCAATTCCGTTTGGCCTGCGCGCCCGCCAGATCCAGTGGTCGCGACGCTCGCTGGCGATCGTGGCGGCCGCCGGTGTCTTGTTCGCCTGTGACATGGGCCTGTGGAACACGGCCGTTCAGTACACCTCGGTCGCCAACGCGGTCCTGCTCGGCAACACCGCGCCCATCTGGGTGGGACTGGGCGCCATCCTGCTCTACCGCGAGCGTCTACGGCGCAATTTCTGGCTCGGACTGGCCCTGGCTTTGAGCGGCGCGGCCATCATCCTGGGCGCCGACGCCCTACGCTCGCCATCGCTCAACCTGGGCAACCTGCTGTCGCTGCTCGTCTCCCTCTTCTACGCCGCTTACATGCTGATCACCCAGCGCGGGCGGGCGCGCTTCGATGCCCTCTCCTATTTTTGGCTGACCACAGTGGTCAGCCTCATCACCCTCTTTTTCATGACTCGCCTGTTTCAGCAATCGCTCGTCGTGCCTGCTGCGACCTTTCCCTTCCTGCTAGGCATGGGGCTGGTGACGCATATCGGCGGTTGGCTGTCGGTCAACTATGCGCAGGGCCATCTTCCCGCCTCGTTGGT of Candidatus Amarolinea dominans contains these proteins:
- a CDS encoding MFS transporter, producing the protein MQNTLSPSFDFSRVGRRITVTLLAAQSFGSAGFIAANTVNTLAGAQLSGSPALAGVPPAIYQLGAALAAFGWGYGMERLGRRGALALGLMLGTVGAGLAAAALLVRSFLLFCLGLALLGAANSAMQLARFAAAEVYPPQARGRAISNVVLGGTVGAVVGPLLVGPTGRWAAANGLDELGGPYLAALVLLFLAGLVIFVWLRPDPRDVGRALAQLYPDTHGESGSRRPLSQLLRQRPVIVAMGAMVIGQAVMVMLMIITSLHMKGHHHELTDISLVISSHTFGMFAFSVLSGRLADRWGRRPVILIGATTLVLACLTAPLSPEVLPLAVSLFFLGLGWNFCYVGGSSLLADQLSPAERAQTQGFNDLLIGLSAAVGSLGSGVVFAALGYGAMGIVGAALAVIPIILALSLRQKT
- a CDS encoding type II toxin-antitoxin system prevent-host-death family antitoxin — its product is MIQLSGRVQRTITVAEMQRNFGGLVRRLRTVQEHTVVQSGGVPVAVILPIAEYEQLMAYVRRKAAFHSFARYLGREVEQRHISEEEFAAELESTKHEVFEEQYGHPA
- a CDS encoding DMT family transporter; the protein is MSLLSPSIAPASEHVARPPWQAYAAMIFGLICIATSGIFVRWAGLPGPVAAFYRTLIAASALAIPFGLRARQIQWSRRSLAIVAAAGVLFACDMGLWNTAVQYTSVANAVLLGNTAPIWVGLGAILLYRERLRRNFWLGLALALSGAAIILGADALRSPSLNLGNLLSLLVSLFYAAYMLITQRGRARFDALSYFWLTTVVSLITLFFMTRLFQQSLVVPAATFPFLLGMGLVTHIGGWLSVNYAQGHLPASLVSPTMLGQPVVAALLAFVLLGEALTPLQVAGGIIVLLGISLVHRARG